One genomic region from Natrarchaeobius halalkaliphilus encodes:
- a CDS encoding (2Fe-2S)-binding protein: protein MTTHEITLTVNGTKRELSVEPRTLLIHALRDHLGYTGPKVGCESSLCGACTVHVDGKAVKSCTLLAVQADGADVTTVEGLGAADELHPLQAAFQDEHGLQCGYCTPGVLLSALALLESEPDPSRTEIRAALEGNLCRCTGYQNIVDAVETAADRMPAAEGDD from the coding sequence ATCACGACACACGAAATTACGCTCACGGTTAACGGAACGAAACGAGAACTGAGCGTCGAGCCGCGCACGCTGTTGATACACGCCCTCCGGGACCACCTGGGATATACGGGTCCGAAAGTCGGCTGTGAGAGTAGCCTCTGTGGGGCCTGTACGGTCCACGTCGACGGGAAGGCGGTCAAGTCCTGTACGCTGTTGGCCGTTCAGGCCGACGGTGCAGACGTGACCACCGTCGAGGGCCTCGGCGCGGCGGACGAACTCCACCCGCTCCAGGCGGCCTTTCAGGACGAACACGGGCTCCAGTGTGGCTACTGTACGCCCGGCGTGTTGCTGAGCGCGCTGGCGCTACTCGAGAGCGAACCCGACCCCTCGCGGACGGAGATCAGGGCGGCGCTCGAGGGGAACCTCTGTCGCTGTACCGGCTATCAGAACATCGTCGACGCGGTCGAAACCGCCGCCGACAGAATGCCCGCGGCCGAGGGGGACGACTGA
- a CDS encoding xanthine dehydrogenase family protein molybdopterin-binding subunit, with the protein MASESDADERVFGSSVERREDVGLLTGEATFTDDELQDAAHVAILRSQYAHATIEGVETSAAEERDGVLAVYTGRDVEDSGIPNDIPTAWMLPGLVTPQYRIMATDRVRHTGDALAAVVAEDRYTAYDALEEIDVSYDRLEAVTRPDEAVDADVTVHEEAPDNVAFDFELGDADAVDDAFEAADHVTSVDLEQPRIIPNAVEPRAAAAAYDTSSDDLTIWMTSQNPHLHRVLLSTATLGHPEHKLRIVAPEVGGGFGSKIYHYPDEAITAWCAKQLGGAVEWQATRTEGYVTDCHGRDHVTEAELALDSDGTIRGLRVETHAGLGAHLSQFATATPSYLYATILSSEYAIPAIHCRVIGAFTNTTPVDAYRGAGRAEGIYVTERIVDVAARELDLDPVDVRRTNLIPPEEFPYETAVALVYDSGEYEEAMDRALELIDYEDVRERQAKLREEGRYLGVGVANFVESAGLSPSKAAGELGATAGGWEAGVVRFHPSGTVSVACGTADQGQGHRTTLAQVAAAELGVPVEDVEVVEGDTDEVPQGMGTYGSRSAPVGGGAVAQSGRKVVEKGRSIAAHKLEASEEDVEFDDGTFHVAGAPDRSISIQELAYAAYLGHDIPDEMEPGLEATSYYDPENFTFPFGTHAAVVEVDPDTGEVEFHRYVAVDDCGEQINPMIVEGQVHGGIAQGIGAALFEAANYDDNGTLVSGSMNEYALPRAERLPEYETDSTVTPSPHNPIGVKGVGESATIGATPAVVNAVVDALEPFGVDHLDMPLTNETVWAAIDSGGEP; encoded by the coding sequence ATGGCATCCGAATCTGACGCGGACGAGCGGGTCTTCGGCTCGTCGGTCGAACGACGCGAGGACGTCGGTCTGCTGACCGGCGAGGCGACGTTCACTGACGACGAACTCCAGGACGCCGCCCACGTCGCGATCCTGCGCAGCCAGTACGCCCACGCGACGATCGAGGGAGTCGAGACGAGCGCGGCCGAGGAGCGCGACGGCGTCCTCGCGGTCTACACCGGCCGGGACGTCGAGGACAGCGGGATTCCGAACGATATTCCGACGGCGTGGATGCTGCCCGGTCTGGTCACTCCGCAGTACCGTATCATGGCGACCGACAGGGTCCGTCACACTGGCGACGCCCTCGCCGCGGTCGTCGCCGAGGACCGGTATACGGCCTACGACGCTCTCGAGGAGATCGACGTGAGCTACGACCGTCTCGAGGCGGTCACGAGACCCGACGAGGCGGTCGACGCCGACGTGACGGTCCACGAAGAAGCCCCGGACAACGTCGCCTTCGACTTCGAACTCGGTGACGCGGACGCCGTCGACGACGCCTTCGAGGCGGCCGACCACGTCACGAGCGTCGACCTCGAGCAACCTCGCATCATCCCGAACGCCGTCGAACCGCGCGCCGCGGCCGCCGCCTACGACACCTCGAGCGACGACCTGACGATCTGGATGACGTCGCAGAATCCGCACCTCCACCGGGTGTTGCTATCGACGGCGACGCTCGGCCACCCCGAGCACAAACTCCGGATCGTCGCCCCCGAGGTCGGCGGCGGGTTCGGGAGCAAGATCTACCACTACCCCGACGAGGCGATCACGGCGTGGTGTGCGAAGCAACTCGGCGGCGCGGTCGAATGGCAGGCGACTCGAACGGAGGGGTACGTCACCGACTGCCACGGTCGCGATCACGTCACCGAGGCCGAACTCGCGCTCGATTCCGACGGAACCATCCGCGGGTTGCGCGTCGAAACGCACGCGGGCCTCGGCGCGCACCTCTCGCAGTTCGCCACGGCGACGCCGTCGTACCTCTACGCGACCATCCTCTCGAGCGAGTACGCCATCCCGGCAATCCACTGTCGCGTGATCGGTGCGTTCACGAACACGACGCCGGTCGACGCCTATCGTGGCGCAGGCCGGGCCGAGGGAATTTACGTCACCGAGCGGATCGTCGACGTCGCGGCGAGAGAACTCGACCTCGATCCGGTCGACGTCCGTCGAACGAACCTGATCCCGCCCGAGGAGTTCCCCTACGAGACCGCGGTTGCCCTCGTCTACGACAGCGGCGAGTACGAGGAGGCGATGGACCGCGCTCTCGAGTTGATCGACTACGAGGACGTCCGCGAGCGACAGGCGAAACTCCGCGAGGAGGGACGGTATCTCGGCGTCGGCGTTGCCAATTTCGTCGAGTCGGCGGGACTGTCGCCGTCGAAAGCCGCCGGCGAACTCGGCGCGACGGCCGGCGGCTGGGAGGCCGGCGTCGTCCGGTTTCATCCGTCGGGAACGGTCTCGGTCGCCTGTGGAACGGCCGATCAGGGCCAGGGTCACCGCACGACGCTCGCACAGGTCGCCGCCGCCGAACTCGGCGTTCCGGTCGAGGACGTCGAAGTCGTCGAAGGCGACACCGACGAAGTCCCACAGGGAATGGGGACCTACGGCAGCCGAAGCGCCCCCGTCGGCGGCGGTGCCGTCGCCCAGAGCGGACGCAAAGTCGTCGAGAAGGGCCGCTCGATCGCCGCCCACAAACTCGAGGCCAGCGAGGAGGATGTCGAGTTCGACGACGGAACGTTCCACGTCGCGGGCGCGCCGGATCGCTCGATTTCGATCCAGGAGCTCGCCTACGCGGCTTACCTGGGCCACGACATCCCCGACGAGATGGAGCCCGGGCTCGAGGCGACGTCGTACTACGATCCGGAGAACTTCACCTTCCCGTTCGGGACCCACGCCGCTGTCGTCGAGGTGGATCCGGACACCGGCGAGGTCGAGTTCCACCGCTACGTCGCGGTCGACGATTGTGGCGAGCAGATCAATCCGATGATCGTCGAGGGACAGGTCCACGGCGGGATCGCACAGGGTATCGGCGCGGCGCTCTTCGAGGCCGCGAACTACGACGACAACGGAACGCTCGTCTCCGGGTCGATGAACGAGTACGCGCTTCCGCGAGCCGAGCGCCTGCCGGAGTACGAGACGGACAGCACCGTCACGCCGAGTCCCCACAACCCCATCGGCGTCAAAGGCGTCGGGGAGTCCGCGACGATCGGCGCGACGCCGGCCGTCGTCAACGCCGTCGTCGACGCCCTCGAGCCGTTCGGCGTCGACCACCTCGACATGCCGCTGACGAACGAGACGGTCTGGGCGGCCATCGATTCCGGAGGTGAGCCCTGA
- a CDS encoding FAD binding domain-containing protein produces MYPAPFEYVSVESTAEAVDSLSEYGDREVTLLAGGHSLLPTMKSGLSTPEVIVDLASVESLYGIDHDDGVTRINAMTEYAAIERDETLWNENPVVPEAAAEIADVQVRNMGTIGGNIAHSDPAADLPAAVLAADATIHALGPDGRREIPAANFFEAMFTTALADGELLTAIDVPHLGENDAAAYVKKASASSGYALVGVAAVLETDGEEITDARVAANGAFDHAMALEPVETELVGGSLDDDGVAERAAAFVTDDVESYVLMDDEQASGEFREHLLEVYTERALETTIARVDGGSSANE; encoded by the coding sequence ATGTACCCCGCGCCGTTCGAGTACGTGAGCGTCGAAAGTACGGCGGAAGCGGTCGACTCCCTCTCGGAGTACGGCGATCGGGAGGTGACGCTGCTCGCCGGCGGCCACAGCCTGCTGCCGACGATGAAATCCGGTCTTTCGACCCCGGAAGTGATCGTCGACCTGGCCAGCGTCGAATCGTTGTACGGAATCGATCACGACGACGGCGTTACGCGCATCAACGCGATGACCGAGTACGCGGCGATCGAACGAGACGAGACGCTGTGGAACGAGAACCCGGTCGTTCCGGAGGCCGCCGCCGAGATCGCGGACGTCCAGGTGCGAAACATGGGTACCATCGGTGGGAACATCGCCCACTCCGATCCGGCGGCCGATCTCCCCGCCGCGGTACTCGCCGCAGACGCCACGATCCACGCGCTCGGACCCGACGGCCGGCGGGAGATTCCAGCCGCCAACTTCTTCGAGGCGATGTTCACGACCGCGCTCGCGGACGGCGAACTCCTCACCGCGATCGACGTCCCCCACCTCGGGGAGAACGACGCCGCTGCGTACGTAAAGAAAGCCAGCGCCTCGTCGGGCTACGCGCTCGTCGGCGTCGCAGCGGTCCTCGAGACCGACGGCGAGGAGATCACTGATGCGCGCGTCGCCGCCAACGGCGCGTTCGATCACGCGATGGCCCTCGAACCGGTCGAAACGGAACTCGTCGGCGGCTCCCTGGACGACGACGGGGTAGCCGAACGAGCCGCCGCGTTCGTCACCGACGACGTCGAATCGTACGTTCTCATGGACGACGAACAGGCCTCGGGCGAGTTCCGAGAACACCTCCTCGAGGTCTATACGGAACGCGCACTCGAGACGACGATCGCTCGCGTCGATGGCGGCTCGTCCGCGAACGAGTAA
- a CDS encoding desampylase, whose amino-acid sequence MTSDADSERPAGPPAPTLVVPASIRDAIVGRARDGRPAEICGVLGGEFDADRARVRSQYPADNAAETPRTRYRIDPQQQLSIFDRLEGRGEEIVGFYHSHPTGPPHPSATDAAMATWPDRSYLIVSLEPFELGSWRWCSGTKRDGSGATDDGAAVDDCGAFERERLVFE is encoded by the coding sequence GTGACGTCCGATGCCGACTCCGAGCGGCCGGCCGGTCCCCCCGCGCCGACGCTCGTCGTTCCCGCCTCGATCCGCGATGCGATCGTCGGTCGCGCTCGAGACGGTCGGCCGGCGGAGATCTGTGGCGTTCTCGGCGGGGAGTTCGACGCCGACCGCGCTCGCGTTCGATCGCAGTATCCCGCCGACAACGCTGCCGAGACGCCGCGGACTCGCTATCGGATCGATCCCCAACAGCAGCTCTCGATCTTCGATCGACTCGAGGGGCGGGGCGAGGAAATCGTCGGCTTCTATCACTCGCATCCGACCGGACCGCCGCACCCGAGCGCGACGGACGCCGCGATGGCGACCTGGCCCGATCGATCGTACCTGATCGTCTCGCTCGAGCCGTTCGAACTCGGCTCGTGGCGCTGGTGCTCGGGGACCAAACGCGACGGTAGCGGCGCGACCGACGACGGTGCGGCGGTCGACGACTGCGGCGCGTTCGAGCGCGAGCGTCTGGTGTTCGAGTGA
- a CDS encoding ABC transporter substrate-binding protein, with the protein MRTVTTLPSATEMAVALGLEPVGVSHECDYPPAVESLPSVTRSRIDADAESGEIDRQVLEAVEDDGVYDVDVETLADLEPELIVTQGICDVCAVDEVIVADAVERIDADPDVLTTDPHTVSDVLSDLERLGRATDRIERANEVRERLDGRIDRIRERTADLTADDRPRVAVFDWTDPAMIAGHWTAELVEWAGGNYGLASAGDRSRPREWDEIRAYDPELVIVAPCGFSLAQIAENRSDLTGRDGWAELTAVREDRVWAMDGHHLLNRPGPRLVDTLEAIARIVQPTLFDAARPADALEGVAAPFDRLSDRLASEGRLEPETGSERRSTTETEP; encoded by the coding sequence ATGCGAACCGTCACGACGCTCCCGTCGGCGACCGAGATGGCCGTCGCGCTCGGTCTCGAGCCGGTCGGCGTCTCCCACGAGTGCGACTATCCCCCTGCAGTCGAGTCGCTTCCTTCGGTCACTCGCTCACGGATCGACGCCGACGCCGAAAGCGGCGAGATCGACCGGCAGGTGCTCGAAGCCGTAGAAGACGATGGCGTCTACGACGTCGACGTGGAAACGCTCGCTGACCTCGAGCCCGAGTTGATCGTCACCCAGGGGATCTGTGACGTCTGTGCGGTCGACGAGGTGATCGTTGCCGACGCCGTCGAGCGTATCGACGCCGACCCTGACGTTCTGACTACCGACCCGCACACCGTCAGTGACGTGCTCTCCGACCTCGAGCGACTCGGTCGGGCGACGGATCGAATCGAGCGGGCGAACGAAGTTCGCGAACGACTCGACGGACGGATCGACCGGATCAGAGAGCGAACGGCGGATCTCACGGCCGACGATCGGCCACGAGTGGCGGTTTTCGACTGGACCGATCCCGCCATGATCGCGGGCCACTGGACGGCCGAACTCGTCGAGTGGGCCGGCGGGAATTACGGACTCGCCTCAGCCGGCGACCGCTCGAGGCCGCGCGAGTGGGATGAGATCCGCGCGTACGATCCCGAACTCGTGATCGTCGCCCCCTGTGGGTTCTCGCTCGCACAGATCGCCGAAAACCGGAGCGATCTCACCGGCCGCGACGGCTGGGCGGAGCTGACCGCCGTTCGCGAAGACCGCGTCTGGGCGATGGACGGCCACCATCTCCTCAACCGCCCCGGACCGCGGCTGGTCGACACGCTCGAGGCGATCGCTCGGATCGTCCAGCCGACGCTGTTCGACGCGGCCCGGCCGGCCGATGCACTCGAGGGAGTCGCCGCTCCCTTCGACCGGCTCTCCGATCGACTCGCCTCGGAGGGACGGCTCGAGCCGGAGACGGGCTCGGAACGGCGTTCGACGACCGAGACCGAACCGTGA